Proteins from a single region of Rubeoparvulum massiliense:
- a CDS encoding NAD(P)/FAD-dependent oxidoreductase, producing MSKRIVVLGGGSGGTMVANRLARELDQQIRAGEVELLQIANMEKHIYQPGYIFITFNERKPEHFVRQQKRLVHRNIKLVFDNITKIDPEKSLLISAEHEYTYDYLVISTGSVPNFNSVPGLAKASHNFYTMDGAIRLRDALDKFEKGKVLITVDVPHKCPAAPVEITLMLEDYFRKKGIREQVEIEYAYPVERVHLLPTTAVWIQDQFDKRDIHYVTSFKMAKVDPDKQIVHGKDGSEHPYDLLISIPSHTGAQVILDSKLGDNNGFIPTDRYTLKMEGYDNVYVVGDATNLPISKAGSTAHYESETVVPNIVSRIEGRPESKRYNGKVACFLESGMDASSIINFDYNNPPYPLPPSELLHWFKAVYNEVYWLNARGIM from the coding sequence ATGAGTAAAAGAATTGTTGTCTTAGGCGGTGGCTCTGGTGGTACTATGGTGGCCAACCGACTAGCACGTGAATTAGATCAACAGATTCGTGCAGGCGAAGTAGAACTACTTCAAATCGCCAATATGGAAAAGCATATCTATCAACCTGGTTATATCTTCATTACATTTAATGAACGTAAGCCAGAACACTTCGTTCGGCAACAAAAGCGTCTTGTCCATCGCAATATCAAACTAGTGTTTGATAATATCACGAAGATTGATCCAGAGAAGAGCCTACTTATCTCTGCCGAGCATGAATATACCTATGATTATTTAGTCATCTCTACCGGTTCAGTACCCAACTTTAACAGTGTGCCTGGTCTTGCCAAAGCATCTCATAACTTCTACACCATGGATGGTGCTATTCGCTTACGTGACGCCTTAGATAAATTTGAAAAAGGGAAGGTTCTCATCACGGTGGATGTACCCCATAAATGTCCAGCTGCACCTGTGGAAATCACCTTGATGCTGGAAGATTATTTCCGTAAGAAAGGGATTCGTGAACAGGTTGAAATCGAATATGCTTATCCTGTAGAACGAGTCCATCTCCTTCCAACCACAGCAGTATGGATTCAAGATCAATTTGATAAGCGCGATATCCATTATGTCACCTCATTTAAGATGGCAAAAGTGGATCCAGACAAACAGATTGTTCATGGTAAGGATGGAAGCGAGCATCCTTATGACCTACTCATCTCCATCCCCTCCCATACAGGTGCTCAAGTGATCCTTGATTCTAAACTAGGTGATAATAATGGCTTTATTCCTACGGATCGCTATACGTTAAAAATGGAAGGCTATGATAATGTGTATGTGGTTGGTGACGCAACCAATCTACCAATTAGTAAAGCAGGATCCACTGCCCACTATGAGAGTGAAACTGTTGTACCTAACATCGTTAGTCGGATCGAAGGACGGCCTGAATCGAAACGCTATAATGGAAAAGTAGCTTGCTTCTTAGAAAGTGGCATGGATGCTTCAAGTATCATCAATTTTGACTATAATAATCCACCCTATCCGCTACCACCCTCTGAATTACTGCACTGGTTTAAAGCAGTCTATAATGAGGTGTATTGGTTAAATGCACGAGGGATCATGTAA
- a CDS encoding NAD(P)/FAD-dependent oxidoreductase → MPKRVVVLGGGSGGTIVANRLARQLDQQVRDGDVEIIQIANTEKHIYQPGYLFITFNERQPEHFIRKQDQLVHRNVKLIYDNVMKIEPEKNLLISKKNQYPYDYLVIATGSVPNFDSIPGLAEAAYDFYTLEGSIRLRDALAKMEKGKILLTIDVPHKCPAAPLEITLMLDDYFRKRGIRDQIELVYTYPIGRIHSLQPIADWATPQFEKRNIQYETFFNLERVDPEKKVAITMDGDEHHYDLLISVPAHQGAPVIINSKLGDEDGFIPTDRYTLKMEGSNNIYVVGDATNLPISKAGSTAHYESEVVVPNIVSSILGIPETKRYNGKVACFLENSLEDASMITFDYNHPPQPAPTSELLHWFKAVYNEVYWLNARGIL, encoded by the coding sequence ATGCCAAAACGTGTAGTAGTCTTAGGTGGTGGTTCTGGTGGAACCATCGTTGCCAATCGTCTCGCTCGTCAATTAGATCAGCAGGTACGTGATGGTGACGTTGAGATCATTCAAATTGCCAATACAGAGAAACATATCTATCAACCAGGCTATCTATTTATCACCTTTAATGAACGGCAACCTGAACACTTTATTCGTAAGCAAGATCAGTTGGTTCACCGCAATGTAAAACTCATCTACGACAATGTGATGAAGATTGAACCAGAAAAAAATCTGCTGATTTCTAAGAAGAATCAATATCCTTACGATTATTTAGTCATCGCAACTGGTTCTGTACCGAACTTTGATAGCATTCCTGGCTTAGCGGAAGCCGCTTATGATTTCTATACGCTCGAGGGCTCCATCCGTCTCCGTGATGCCTTAGCCAAGATGGAAAAGGGTAAGATTCTTCTCACCATTGATGTTCCACATAAATGTCCTGCTGCACCCCTAGAAATCACCTTGATGCTCGATGACTACTTCCGTAAGCGTGGCATTCGGGATCAAATTGAATTGGTCTACACTTATCCCATTGGTCGTATTCACTCGCTGCAGCCTATTGCTGACTGGGCAACGCCACAGTTTGAAAAGCGGAATATTCAATACGAAACCTTCTTCAATCTTGAACGCGTAGATCCTGAGAAAAAAGTTGCGATTACCATGGATGGTGATGAACATCATTACGACTTGCTCATCTCCGTACCAGCTCACCAAGGTGCACCTGTAATTATCAACTCCAAGCTTGGAGATGAGGATGGCTTTATTCCTACAGACCGCTACACCTTGAAGATGGAAGGCTCTAATAATATCTATGTGGTAGGTGATGCAACCAATCTACCAATCAGTAAGGCTGGCTCTACTGCTCACTATGAAAGTGAAGTGGTTGTTCCTAATATCGTTAGCAGCATCCTGGGTATCCCAGAAACCAAACGCTATAACGGGAAAGTAGCATGTTTCCTAGAAAACAGTCTAGAAGATGCGAGTATGATTACATTCGATTATAATCATCCTCCCCAACCAGCTCCCACCTCAGAGCTACTACACTGGTTTAAAGCAGTATATAACGAAGTGTACTGGCTAAATGCCCGAGGAATTCTGTAA
- a CDS encoding radical SAM protein, with amino-acid sequence MGKAKQFVSQQLVKEGIRHLEKNPEANFGHLIDWAEHLVTKEDHERKVAWFRKTWSNPESNWNQYIHRFFNQLDPHVQEKFLINFMVNAGIVGIPLEERMREKYQCNIPWAILMDPTAACNLRCTGCWAAEYNKNASMDNQLLERIIEEGEELGIYMYIFSGGEPLVRKHDLLEIAKRHSDCMFLAFTNATLVDEAFAEEMVRAGNMMLAISVEGFEKETDMRRGVGTYQKVMRAMDILREHGAPFGFSTCYHRKNAETIASEEYIDFMLEKGCMFGWYFTYMPIGKDAVMDLVATPEQREYMYHRVRELRSTKPIFIIDFWNDGEYVDGCIAGGRRYLHINANGDVEPCAFIHYSNVNIRESSLLEALRSPLFMQYHVEQPFNHNHLQPCPLLDNPQALKRMVHRSEAISTQPLDEEDVDDLTGKCEPIAEHWAVTAERLWNQHHV; translated from the coding sequence ATGGGTAAGGCAAAGCAATTTGTAAGCCAGCAGTTGGTGAAGGAAGGTATACGACATCTTGAGAAAAATCCAGAAGCGAACTTTGGACATCTTATCGATTGGGCAGAACATCTTGTAACGAAAGAGGATCATGAGCGAAAGGTTGCGTGGTTTCGTAAAACCTGGAGCAATCCTGAAAGTAATTGGAATCAATATATTCACCGTTTTTTTAACCAGCTGGATCCCCATGTACAGGAAAAGTTTCTTATTAATTTCATGGTGAATGCAGGAATTGTGGGGATTCCGTTGGAGGAGAGAATGCGGGAAAAATATCAATGCAATATTCCATGGGCTATTCTCATGGATCCTACTGCCGCTTGTAACTTACGTTGTACTGGCTGTTGGGCCGCTGAGTATAACAAGAACGCCTCCATGGACAACCAATTACTAGAACGTATTATTGAAGAAGGAGAAGAATTAGGCATCTACATGTATATTTTCTCCGGTGGCGAGCCGCTCGTACGGAAACATGATTTGCTCGAGATAGCAAAACGTCATAGTGATTGTATGTTCCTAGCCTTTACCAATGCGACGCTGGTAGATGAAGCATTTGCTGAGGAGATGGTGCGAGCAGGCAATATGATGCTTGCCATTAGCGTGGAAGGGTTTGAAAAAGAAACCGATATGCGACGGGGAGTAGGTACCTATCAAAAGGTGATGCGAGCCATGGATATTCTTCGTGAGCATGGAGCACCCTTTGGCTTCTCTACCTGCTATCACAGGAAAAATGCAGAGACCATTGCATCCGAAGAATATATTGATTTCATGCTGGAAAAGGGTTGCATGTTTGGCTGGTATTTTACCTATATGCCTATTGGGAAGGATGCTGTGATGGATCTAGTTGCAACACCAGAGCAGCGGGAGTATATGTATCATCGAGTCCGGGAATTACGGAGCACTAAGCCTATCTTTATCATTGATTTCTGGAATGATGGTGAATATGTGGATGGCTGTATTGCTGGAGGGCGACGATATCTACACATCAATGCCAATGGGGATGTAGAGCCTTGTGCGTTCATCCATTATTCCAATGTGAATATTCGCGAGAGCTCGCTTCTTGAGGCACTTCGTTCTCCACTCTTTATGCAATATCATGTTGAACAACCGTTTAATCATAATCATCTTCAGCCTTGCCCCTTATTGGATAATCCACAGGCGCTAAAGCGGATGGTTCACCGCTCAGAAGCCATATCGACTCAGCCTCTAGATGAAGAGGATGTGGATGACTTAACAGGCAAGTGCGAACCGATTGCAGAGCATTGGGCAGTCACGGCAGAACGCTTATGGAATCAACATCACGTCTAA
- a CDS encoding PAS domain-containing sensor histidine kinase, with translation MKGPAYWWKKIRFRVLLFGLIMSIVPFLLLGIWNANSSKEQLILEIDEKNQLRLERATQELQLELERMMDQLVSITRSHPYSTWQEEDWLAFIMTQIPQIERITYLNDQGFAKATVDRWDVVATLEHFAPLTTDAWQQLVAGSIYYGDVYINPYQKPLFSMAIPLFAADQTVVAAIDININIRQLLNTISVPVPGVNSSVYLLDGNGKLLAHSDQTRFLYEKVTTENQYANWLEKAEPIAGTDMFKALYSTNGKEQLAYYREIPHLNWIVVVEHSRAAEMEAVERLQFSLTSSAVLIAFFVAALSFFFANRFSRPIEVLEKGVQRVRAGDYTYQIEEIEQRDEIGRLVESFNQMTAQLRKQNESLQAEKKRLDQVVSGLGMGLILFDEDRNIIWVNKTIERWFGVATQLVGQPCHQGLGMNCPIRDICHIYPFQGSLQQDGKEEEITSVQIIHGRKRIISHRLFQLEGGSSTQTADRVPVLEVLEDVTNKKEMEMMVRQADKLSAVGLLSSGVAHEINNPLNTLALYTDDLLDRIQEEDVAVLKREGELFHYLQTMRKQIDRCKNITDNLLQFSRKNNEGKEIFSLTDTLHDVLLLLRYTMKKKELELSVELEGNELLEASRSEVQQVLHNLISNAIDAVPVGGCIVISSSRTPEWLAVNIQDNGCGISEEDLPYLFDPFYSTKPVGEGTGLGMYIAYGIMERMGGSIQVQSEPNVGTTVSLLFPRVEDEGSEGLDAGTHLDR, from the coding sequence GTGAAGGGACCAGCCTATTGGTGGAAAAAGATTCGCTTTCGTGTCCTACTTTTCGGTCTCATCATGTCTATTGTTCCCTTCCTCTTGTTAGGAATCTGGAACGCGAATTCGAGTAAAGAGCAGTTGATTCTAGAGATTGACGAGAAGAATCAGCTCCGTTTAGAGCGTGCTACACAAGAACTTCAATTAGAGCTAGAACGCATGATGGACCAGCTTGTTTCCATCACCCGAAGTCATCCGTACTCCACCTGGCAGGAGGAGGATTGGCTCGCCTTTATCATGACGCAGATTCCCCAGATTGAGCGGATCACGTATTTGAATGATCAGGGATTTGCTAAGGCAACGGTAGATCGTTGGGATGTAGTAGCTACACTGGAGCACTTCGCTCCCTTAACAACAGATGCGTGGCAACAGCTCGTCGCAGGATCTATCTACTACGGTGATGTCTATATCAATCCATATCAGAAGCCCCTCTTTTCTATGGCCATACCACTCTTTGCAGCGGATCAAACCGTGGTTGCTGCCATTGATATCAATATAAATATTCGCCAACTATTGAATACCATCTCCGTTCCCGTACCAGGGGTCAATTCTTCTGTCTACCTGCTCGATGGCAATGGCAAGTTGCTTGCTCATAGTGATCAAACGCGTTTCTTATATGAGAAGGTGACAACGGAAAATCAGTATGCCAACTGGTTAGAGAAGGCAGAACCCATCGCAGGTACTGATATGTTTAAGGCTCTCTATTCGACAAATGGTAAGGAACAGCTGGCCTATTATCGCGAGATTCCCCACCTCAATTGGATCGTAGTAGTAGAGCATTCAAGAGCAGCAGAGATGGAGGCTGTGGAGCGACTACAATTTAGCCTGACATCGTCGGCGGTCTTAATCGCTTTTTTCGTTGCTGCATTAAGCTTTTTCTTTGCGAATCGCTTTTCACGACCCATCGAGGTGCTAGAAAAAGGGGTTCAACGGGTACGGGCAGGCGATTACACCTATCAAATCGAAGAGATTGAACAACGTGACGAGATTGGCAGATTGGTGGAGTCCTTTAATCAGATGACCGCTCAGCTCCGAAAGCAGAACGAATCACTTCAAGCAGAGAAGAAACGCTTAGATCAAGTGGTAAGCGGTTTAGGAATGGGTCTAATTCTCTTCGACGAGGATCGAAACATCATCTGGGTGAACAAGACCATCGAACGTTGGTTTGGAGTAGCGACTCAGCTGGTTGGGCAGCCCTGTCATCAAGGACTGGGGATGAATTGTCCTATCCGTGATATCTGTCATATCTATCCCTTTCAGGGCTCACTACAGCAGGATGGTAAGGAAGAGGAGATTACATCGGTGCAAATCATTCATGGACGCAAACGTATCATCTCTCATCGTCTCTTTCAATTAGAGGGTGGATCATCTACGCAGACGGCTGACCGTGTCCCTGTCCTTGAAGTATTGGAGGACGTTACCAACAAGAAGGAGATGGAGATGATGGTGCGACAAGCGGACAAGCTATCTGCCGTTGGACTTCTCTCCTCTGGTGTGGCTCATGAGATTAATAATCCTTTAAATACCTTGGCTTTATATACCGATGATTTACTGGATCGTATTCAGGAAGAGGATGTGGCTGTACTGAAGCGAGAAGGAGAGCTTTTTCATTATCTCCAAACGATGAGGAAACAGATTGATCGCTGCAAGAATATTACCGATAATCTCCTGCAATTCTCGCGCAAGAATAATGAAGGGAAGGAGATCTTTTCACTAACGGATACCCTTCATGATGTGCTCTTGCTTTTGCGATATACCATGAAAAAGAAGGAGCTTGAACTGTCTGTGGAGCTGGAGGGCAATGAGCTCCTCGAAGCGAGCAGAAGTGAGGTTCAACAGGTTCTGCACAATTTGATTAGCAATGCCATCGATGCAGTTCCCGTAGGGGGCTGTATTGTGATTAGTTCTTCACGAACACCAGAATGGCTAGCAGTTAACATCCAAGATAATGGCTGTGGAATTTCGGAGGAAGATCTCCCCTATCTCTTTGATCCATTCTATTCAACAAAGCCAGTGGGAGAAGGGACTGGCCTTGGGATGTATATTGCTTATGGAATTATGGAGCGAATGGGTGGAAGCATACAGGTTCAGAGTGAACCCAATGTAGGAACCACGGTGAGCCTACTTTTTCCACGTGTAGAGGATGAAGGGAGTGAAGGTTTGGATGCAGGTACCCATCTTGATCGTTGA
- a CDS encoding DUF1641 domain-containing protein encodes MTTTTPQGNTATQMEKLKDFTGAAMQGLTTDMVSELAAKGVRAVELLDEIAQPEVLDLMRKLPEMTASLERSMELIQRVESNGTLHTLIELGEMVGTMRASMTAPMVTDLVEKGVKGIEMADEMSQQLIPLLEPMNDALLKTAGESVKHQAPSKMQLLRAISDPDVRIGLNFLLTFTKNLGEALRTSK; translated from the coding sequence ATGACCACAACAACTCCACAAGGAAATACTGCCACTCAAATGGAGAAGCTAAAAGACTTTACCGGTGCAGCCATGCAAGGACTGACCACAGATATGGTAAGTGAGCTTGCTGCAAAAGGCGTACGTGCTGTTGAGCTTCTTGATGAAATCGCACAGCCTGAAGTACTTGATCTGATGCGTAAATTGCCAGAGATGACCGCTAGCCTAGAACGAAGCATGGAGCTCATCCAACGCGTTGAATCCAATGGTACTTTACATACCTTAATCGAGCTAGGCGAAATGGTAGGAACCATGCGTGCTTCCATGACTGCTCCCATGGTTACCGATCTCGTGGAAAAAGGTGTGAAAGGTATTGAGATGGCTGATGAGATGTCACAGCAGCTCATACCATTACTAGAGCCCATGAATGACGCACTGCTAAAAACAGCTGGCGAATCAGTGAAACATCAGGCCCCCAGTAAAATGCAATTATTACGTGCCATCTCTGATCCAGATGTACGGATTGGACTCAATTTTCTCCTTACCTTTACGAAGAACCTGGGCGAAGCATTGCGTACATCGAAGTAG
- a CDS encoding ABC transporter substrate-binding protein — protein MKLSLSILLIIGIFLLTSPSMLTESQIVLKQVAILMVDEGREEKWAGFHQALTEYGWVEGENVQYTIYRLSQTEQVELASTAMQIVESTPDLIVTMGGIETLAIREVNETIPTVFIGVAAPQEWGLVKPLDAIITGVSNGQYELLGKRLELTARLYPNLDEVWVIVDPLAPPSKVHLAKVQEEGRKLNLHLVIKEVRQFSDLQQLTANLPSGRQIALFPLPSYLLEENLVKLMPQWIKHHLFVMGANPKQVEAGLFAAYGSSFYDQGFQAARLAAKILHGQEVSQIPWELPDQVQYVGNITSLRSIGKELDEQERLWFDGVVR, from the coding sequence ATGAAATTGTCTCTTAGTATACTCTTAATAATCGGGATCTTCTTGCTCACTAGTCCATCCATGCTGACAGAATCACAGATAGTATTAAAACAAGTGGCCATTCTCATGGTAGATGAAGGCCGAGAAGAGAAATGGGCTGGATTCCACCAGGCTCTCACAGAGTATGGCTGGGTGGAAGGAGAGAATGTTCAGTATACAATCTATCGCCTCTCGCAAACGGAACAGGTGGAGCTAGCAAGCACGGCGATGCAAATCGTTGAGAGCACCCCTGATTTAATTGTTACGATGGGGGGTATCGAAACCCTGGCGATCCGTGAGGTAAATGAAACCATTCCTACCGTTTTTATCGGTGTAGCAGCGCCGCAGGAATGGGGATTGGTCAAGCCTCTCGACGCCATCATAACAGGTGTGTCCAATGGCCAATATGAGTTATTAGGGAAACGCTTAGAATTAACTGCTAGACTCTACCCTAATCTGGATGAAGTCTGGGTAATCGTTGATCCTTTAGCGCCGCCTAGCAAGGTTCATCTAGCGAAGGTGCAGGAAGAAGGGAGAAAGCTCAACCTTCATTTAGTAATTAAAGAGGTACGACAATTTTCTGATCTGCAGCAGCTCACAGCTAATTTGCCTAGTGGGCGGCAGATTGCCTTATTTCCCTTACCTAGTTATCTACTGGAGGAGAATCTTGTAAAATTAATGCCACAGTGGATTAAGCATCATCTATTTGTAATGGGTGCCAATCCGAAGCAGGTAGAAGCAGGGTTATTTGCAGCCTATGGTTCTTCCTTCTATGATCAAGGTTTTCAAGCTGCCAGACTGGCTGCGAAGATACTACATGGGCAAGAAGTGAGCCAAATTCCTTGGGAGCTACCGGATCAAGTCCAGTACGTAGGAAATATCACATCCCTACGTTCCATCGGCAAGGAATTGGATGAGCAGGAGCGATTATGGTTTGATGGGGTGGTGAGATAA
- a CDS encoding DUF1641 domain-containing protein, producing MANQIEESNQAAMEKLKDFTGAAMQGLTTDMVSDMAGKAVKMLELLDEVAQPETLGMMRKLPEMSTSLQRSLELIQRVESNGTLRTLIELSEMIGTMKASMTGPMVTDMVEKGVKGLEMADEMSQKLSPLLQPMNEALTLTAQESLNQQPPSKMQLLRSFSDPDVRAGLQFLLTFTKNLGHALQTTR from the coding sequence ATGGCAAATCAAATCGAAGAGTCCAACCAGGCAGCTATGGAAAAATTAAAGGATTTCACAGGCGCCGCCATGCAAGGTCTCACAACAGATATGGTGAGTGACATGGCAGGGAAAGCTGTGAAGATGCTAGAGCTTCTTGATGAAGTAGCACAACCAGAAACCCTTGGAATGATGCGAAAATTACCTGAGATGAGCACAAGTCTCCAACGTAGCTTGGAGTTAATTCAACGGGTAGAATCCAACGGTACGCTACGTACCTTGATCGAATTGAGTGAAATGATCGGAACCATGAAGGCTTCCATGACAGGCCCGATGGTGACTGATATGGTAGAAAAAGGTGTAAAAGGATTGGAGATGGCTGATGAGATGTCACAAAAGCTCTCCCCTCTCCTTCAGCCGATGAATGAAGCATTGACCTTAACGGCTCAAGAATCCCTCAATCAACAGCCGCCTAGCAAGATGCAATTGTTACGCTCATTCTCTGATCCCGATGTACGTGCTGGTCTTCAATTTCTGCTTACCTTTACAAAAAACCTTGGACATGCATTACAAACAACTCGCTAA
- a CDS encoding DsrE/DsrF/DrsH-like family protein, translating into MSEQAPAMAIILMSGDLEKLHAGALVGSVAAMSGMKVSIFVTMNALEAFLKENVEQQNFTVGTVGTALLEKKVPLFYDLLREGKEIGDLKVYGCAMAMDVKEWKKEDMVDLFDDIIGVTAFLGLAQNAQVVTM; encoded by the coding sequence ATGTCAGAACAAGCTCCAGCAATGGCGATTATCTTAATGTCAGGTGATTTGGAAAAATTGCACGCAGGTGCACTCGTTGGTTCTGTTGCAGCCATGTCAGGAATGAAAGTTAGCATCTTTGTAACGATGAATGCCCTTGAAGCTTTCCTTAAAGAGAATGTAGAACAGCAAAACTTTACCGTAGGTACGGTAGGTACTGCTTTATTAGAAAAGAAGGTTCCTCTCTTTTATGACCTCCTTCGTGAAGGGAAAGAGATTGGCGACCTTAAGGTATATGGCTGCGCCATGGCCATGGATGTGAAAGAGTGGAAAAAAGAGGATATGGTTGACCTCTTTGACGATATCATCGGTGTGACAGCATTCCTTGGTTTAGCCCAAAACGCCCAAGTTGTTACGATGTAA
- a CDS encoding 4Fe-4S dicluster domain-containing protein: MSIMGSWLESLAEPFTINASCLRTVSPFSHCEKCLHACPEEAIKLEKTEMRIESEQCTACGQCIPSCPVHAIEGNVPKRDVIEGILLYEPTFTPTYLELLYYYHKGVQSIYQEEGVIPESWELEMKEANRILNEMALPPITITKHRPDKRDVVMSRRQLFSFFSAESRDMLASTVTPAKWRFNHEAFSLHRAFPDWQFYQVNMDPEHCILCMSCIRTCAMKVFQIEGDQLMIHQEKCVGCNLCEDICQEDAVHVHELIKEKETIQHQLYQHRCPSCHLPYYSWKEENEKCFVCERMVGIRGNSLF, translated from the coding sequence ATGTCGATCATGGGAAGTTGGTTGGAAAGTTTAGCAGAGCCCTTTACAATCAACGCTTCTTGTTTACGTACAGTAAGCCCATTTAGTCATTGTGAGAAATGTCTTCATGCATGTCCAGAAGAGGCCATTAAACTGGAGAAAACAGAGATGAGGATTGAGAGTGAGCAATGCACAGCTTGTGGTCAGTGTATCCCTTCCTGTCCAGTACACGCCATTGAAGGGAATGTCCCGAAACGGGATGTGATTGAAGGCATTCTCCTCTATGAGCCTACCTTTACCCCTACCTATTTAGAATTGCTCTATTATTATCACAAGGGTGTACAGAGCATCTATCAAGAAGAGGGGGTTATTCCAGAGAGCTGGGAACTAGAAATGAAGGAGGCGAATCGTATTCTGAATGAGATGGCGTTACCTCCTATTACGATTACGAAGCATCGTCCTGATAAACGGGACGTAGTGATGAGCAGGCGGCAGCTCTTCTCCTTCTTTTCTGCAGAAAGTCGAGATATGCTAGCATCCACCGTTACTCCGGCAAAGTGGCGGTTTAATCATGAAGCGTTCTCCTTACATCGAGCATTTCCAGACTGGCAGTTTTATCAAGTAAATATGGATCCTGAACATTGTATCCTTTGTATGTCCTGTATTCGTACCTGTGCCATGAAGGTATTCCAAATTGAAGGGGATCAACTGATGATCCATCAGGAGAAATGCGTAGGCTGTAATCTTTGCGAGGATATCTGTCAAGAGGATGCAGTACATGTTCACGAACTGATTAAAGAGAAAGAGACAATTCAGCACCAACTATATCAACATCGTTGTCCGTCCTGTCATCTTCCTTACTATAGCTGGAAGGAAGAAAATGAGAAATGCTTTGTCTGTGAACGGATGGTGGGCATACGTGGGAATAGCTTATTTTAA
- a CDS encoding sulfurtransferase TusA family protein, translated as MAQVEVQKSIDARGSFCPGPLMELIKAVKKANVGDIIEVLSNDNGSAVDIPEWVSKMGHELVYSEPDGDHYKIAVRKLH; from the coding sequence ATGGCACAAGTTGAAGTTCAAAAAAGTATTGATGCACGTGGTTCATTCTGTCCTGGTCCTCTCATGGAATTGATTAAAGCTGTTAAAAAAGCCAATGTAGGCGATATAATTGAAGTCCTCTCCAATGATAATGGCTCCGCAGTGGATATTCCTGAATGGGTCAGCAAAATGGGGCATGAATTAGTTTATAGTGAACCAGATGGTGACCATTATAAGATTGCCGTTCGTAAGCTTCATTAA